In the genome of Salinispirillum sp. LH 10-3-1, one region contains:
- a CDS encoding transporter substrate-binding domain-containing protein, which translates to MKKLATLIGGVAAVATLSMGAQAQTLEQVKNRGSLNCGVSTGLPGFSSTDSAGNWQGLDADGCRAIAAAVLGNANSVSFVPLTAVERFTALQSGEIDVLVRNTTWTLTRDASLGLNFTGVNYYDGQGFLVSTDLGVSSALELDGAAVCIQSGTTTELNLADYFRFNGMSYEPVLYDTSEQTISGFEAGRCDVLTTDQSGLYGLRLQLSNPAGAMVLPEVISKEPLGPVVRQGDDNWFNVVKWVHYAQLNAEEMGITMANVDEMRTSNNPEVVRLLNSNEMGAHLNLDANWAYNIVKQVGNYGEMFERTVGMGSPLQIDRGINALWVDGGLQYGMPVR; encoded by the coding sequence ATGAAGAAACTTGCAACGTTGATCGGCGGTGTTGCTGCCGTCGCTACACTATCAATGGGCGCACAGGCTCAAACTCTGGAACAAGTCAAAAATCGTGGCTCATTGAACTGCGGCGTGAGTACTGGTCTGCCAGGTTTCTCCAGCACCGACTCTGCTGGTAACTGGCAAGGTCTGGACGCTGACGGTTGCCGTGCAATCGCTGCTGCGGTATTGGGCAATGCAAACTCTGTTAGCTTTGTACCCTTGACTGCGGTTGAGCGTTTCACCGCTTTGCAGTCTGGTGAAATCGACGTTTTGGTACGTAACACTACTTGGACACTGACGCGTGACGCGTCTCTGGGTCTGAACTTCACCGGTGTGAACTACTACGACGGTCAAGGCTTCTTGGTGAGCACCGATTTGGGTGTTTCTAGCGCTCTGGAGCTTGACGGTGCAGCGGTATGTATCCAGTCGGGTACAACTACCGAGCTGAACTTGGCTGACTACTTCCGTTTCAACGGTATGAGTTATGAGCCAGTACTGTACGATACGTCCGAGCAGACCATCTCTGGTTTTGAAGCCGGTCGTTGTGACGTTCTGACCACTGACCAATCGGGTCTGTACGGTCTGCGTTTGCAGCTGAGTAACCCTGCTGGTGCTATGGTACTGCCAGAAGTTATCTCTAAAGAGCCTCTGGGTCCTGTTGTTCGTCAGGGCGACGACAACTGGTTCAACGTGGTTAAGTGGGTTCATTACGCGCAGCTGAACGCTGAGGAAATGGGCATCACCATGGCCAACGTGGATGAAATGCGTACTTCAAACAACCCTGAAGTGGTGCGTTTGTTGAACTCCAATGAAATGGGTGCGCACTTGAATCTGGACGCTAACTGGGCATACAACATTGTTAAGCAAGTAGGTAACTACGGCGAAATGTTTGAGCGCACAGTAGGTATGGGTTCACCACTGCAGATCGATCGCGGTATTAACGCGCTGTGGGTTGACGGTGGCTTGCAGTATGGTATGCCAGTTCGCTAA
- a CDS encoding amino acid ABC transporter permease has translation MNDQSKTRRAAWLYNPTYRNLFYQALVVGGLFWFLYTITGNVLNNLEARGISTGFRFLNQPAGFAIAQTLVEYNETYTFGRTFVVGLLNTLLVSAMGIVSATFLGLFLGISRLSPNWLLRKLCAVYIETFRNIPLLLQIFFWYYAVLQTLPGPRNAINFGGESFFLSIRGFYSPKPIPEPTFAIYVGLIVAAVIGLIVLARWAKKRFIATGEQFPVLPTTIGVMLGTIVIGYFITGRPLSFEYPVLRGFSFAGGMRIIPELMALWFALTIYTSTYIAEIVRSGIQAVAHGQTEACRALGLTEKQRLNLVVLPQAMRVMIPPMTSQYLNLAKNSSLAVAIGYPDLVAVFMGTTLNQTGQAIEIVAMTMLVYLTISLSVSAFMNWFNKRVALVER, from the coding sequence ATGAACGATCAATCTAAAACGCGCCGCGCGGCGTGGTTGTATAATCCCACTTACCGCAACCTGTTTTATCAGGCTCTCGTGGTTGGTGGTCTCTTCTGGTTTCTGTATACCATTACAGGAAACGTATTAAATAACTTGGAAGCACGCGGTATCTCGACTGGCTTCCGGTTCTTGAATCAGCCAGCGGGCTTTGCCATCGCGCAAACTCTGGTTGAATACAACGAAACCTATACCTTTGGTCGGACTTTCGTTGTGGGGTTGCTCAACACCTTATTGGTATCGGCCATGGGCATCGTGTCGGCTACTTTCCTCGGGTTGTTTCTGGGCATCAGTCGTCTTTCACCCAACTGGCTTCTGCGTAAACTCTGTGCCGTCTACATTGAAACCTTTCGTAACATCCCACTGCTCTTGCAGATATTCTTTTGGTATTACGCGGTTTTGCAGACGTTACCTGGCCCTCGTAACGCCATTAACTTTGGTGGCGAGAGCTTCTTCCTCAGTATCCGCGGTTTCTATTCACCTAAGCCTATTCCAGAACCTACATTTGCCATCTACGTCGGCCTGATCGTCGCCGCAGTGATTGGCCTGATCGTACTGGCTCGTTGGGCGAAGAAGCGCTTTATTGCGACCGGTGAACAGTTCCCTGTACTGCCAACTACCATCGGTGTGATGCTGGGTACCATCGTTATAGGTTATTTCATCACCGGCCGTCCCTTGTCGTTTGAGTATCCCGTGTTGCGGGGCTTCAGCTTTGCTGGCGGCATGCGGATTATTCCTGAACTGATGGCGTTGTGGTTCGCCTTGACGATCTACACCAGTACCTATATTGCGGAAATTGTGCGCTCGGGTATTCAGGCGGTGGCACATGGTCAGACGGAAGCCTGTCGGGCTCTGGGCTTGACGGAAAAGCAACGTCTTAACCTTGTGGTTCTGCCACAGGCAATGCGCGTTATGATTCCGCCGATGACCAGCCAATACCTGAACTTGGCGAAAAACTCCTCTCTCGCGGTGGCCATCGGGTATCCCGATTTGGTGGCGGTGTTTATGGGTACAACGCTGAATCAGACGGGGCAGGCTATTGAGATTGTGGCAATGACCATGCTGGTTTACCTCACCATCAGTCTATCGGTATCTGCCTTTATGAACTGGTTCAATAAACGCGTCGCTCTGGTGGAGAGATAA